A single region of the Pseudorhodoplanes sp. genome encodes:
- a CDS encoding site-specific integrase, whose product MLEFYFSYRGVLRRLRSGALGAKMDRIAGDLHSQGYKPASAKLYLSRIARFSHFAAARCGSEPISVAVVDRYLRALSTGSPRIAAVTAIQHTRRVAPDRFVTAVTSVVDDPDAALLSSFSGYLSKVRGLEPKSLDGALLGARRFLLWFRIRHPGQDLGTLTAQHVLAAVEHRLSLSAASGTRTAATSHIRTFLRFLHWADHHQRDLSPVVPRTPHWRLAHLPPRLSWTEVRRAVDAIGTATPIDVRDRAILLLLATTGIRNGELRALQLQDIDWRADEVFIRRTKGKRDRVAPLIEETGAALADYILQARPKVDSAYLFLTFTAPVRPLKYAAPVSRIVRKRLRCSGIDLGHAGGAHLLRHSLATELVEQRRPINEIADLLGHRSINTTALYVKVATSQLADVALPFPEGAA is encoded by the coding sequence ATGCTCGAGTTCTATTTTTCGTATCGTGGAGTGCTCAGGCGCCTCCGTAGTGGGGCGCTCGGTGCCAAGATGGATCGCATCGCAGGGGACCTGCACTCGCAAGGATACAAGCCTGCGTCCGCCAAGCTCTATCTGAGCCGGATTGCCCGGTTCAGCCATTTTGCTGCCGCTCGCTGCGGTTCGGAGCCGATCAGTGTAGCCGTCGTCGATCGGTACCTGCGCGCGCTCAGCACCGGCTCTCCGCGTATTGCGGCAGTGACAGCGATTCAACACACGCGGCGAGTGGCGCCCGACCGTTTCGTGACGGCGGTGACCAGTGTCGTCGACGATCCAGATGCTGCGCTTTTGAGTTCCTTCTCGGGCTATCTGAGCAAGGTGCGTGGGCTTGAGCCAAAGTCGCTTGACGGCGCTCTGCTGGGCGCGCGGCGCTTTCTGCTATGGTTCCGCATTCGACACCCCGGCCAAGACCTCGGAACGTTGACGGCGCAGCATGTCCTCGCTGCCGTAGAGCACCGGCTATCGCTCTCCGCGGCCTCCGGCACGCGCACTGCGGCGACGTCTCACATCCGAACGTTTCTCCGCTTTCTGCATTGGGCAGATCATCACCAACGGGATCTTTCGCCTGTAGTTCCAAGAACGCCCCACTGGCGGTTGGCCCATTTGCCGCCGCGGCTATCCTGGACAGAAGTTCGCCGCGCCGTTGATGCGATCGGCACGGCAACACCGATCGACGTTCGCGATCGGGCCATCCTTCTGTTGCTCGCAACGACAGGCATTCGCAACGGAGAGCTGCGCGCTCTTCAGCTCCAGGATATAGACTGGCGAGCCGACGAAGTTTTCATCCGGCGCACGAAGGGCAAGCGCGATCGGGTCGCTCCGCTCATCGAGGAGACCGGCGCTGCGCTTGCCGACTACATCCTGCAGGCGAGACCGAAGGTCGATAGTGCTTATCTGTTCCTGACGTTCACCGCGCCCGTAAGGCCGCTCAAGTACGCGGCGCCAGTGTCGCGGATCGTGCGGAAGCGTTTGCGGTGCAGCGGGATCGATCTCGGTCACGCCGGTGGTGCCCATCTCCTGCGCCACAGTCTGGCAACTGAGCTTGTCGAGCAGCGAAGGCCGATCAACGAGATCGCCGATCTTCTTGGGCACCGAAGTATCAATACGACGGCGCTGTACGTAAAGGTTGCGACTTCACAGCTCGCTGACGTCGCGCTCCCTTTCCCGGAAGGTGCCGCATGA
- a CDS encoding tyrosine-type recombinase/integrase, with the protein MTAFATFLSEKIDRYIELRRSLGYAFDKQAGTLWAFICHVEQSCLDGPATRKMALDFVLSFRGAANSRAVRHGVLRRFYEYLAVYDARTEALERRAFHRSRAIPPPRIVNEAELASLIEACRLLSPGLPLIGRTMATLIGLLASTGLRSGEAVRLDRGDVDLTRGIILIRKTKFRKDRLVPVHPTTLAALRRYDRERDAAFPRSVDAAFFLSSRGCRLSAAGLQCNFAKARMVAGLDDGKPLRPHDLRHRFAVTRLRLWHQQRADVQALLPLLATYLGHASYSDTAYYLTGSSDLLAVAAERAFADGGEA; encoded by the coding sequence ATGACCGCCTTCGCCACATTTCTCAGCGAGAAGATCGACCGCTACATCGAGCTGCGCCGCTCCCTCGGCTACGCCTTCGACAAGCAAGCGGGGACGTTGTGGGCTTTCATTTGTCACGTCGAGCAATCTTGTCTCGATGGACCCGCCACCCGGAAGATGGCGCTGGATTTCGTCCTGTCGTTCCGCGGCGCCGCCAACAGTCGCGCCGTTCGTCACGGTGTGCTCCGCAGATTCTATGAGTACCTCGCCGTCTACGACGCACGAACCGAGGCCTTGGAGCGCAGAGCTTTCCATAGATCGAGGGCGATTCCGCCGCCGCGTATCGTGAACGAAGCCGAGCTCGCGTCACTCATCGAAGCGTGCAGGCTCCTTTCGCCAGGGCTGCCTCTCATTGGCCGTACGATGGCGACGTTGATCGGGCTACTTGCGAGTACCGGGCTGCGCTCGGGCGAAGCGGTCAGGTTGGATCGCGGCGATGTCGATCTGACTCGTGGGATCATTCTCATCCGCAAGACCAAGTTTCGTAAGGATCGGCTGGTTCCTGTTCACCCAACGACGCTGGCGGCTCTGCGCCGATACGACCGTGAGCGCGACGCCGCGTTCCCCCGGTCCGTGGACGCGGCCTTCTTTCTCAGCTCCCGAGGCTGTCGTCTCTCGGCGGCAGGCCTGCAATGCAATTTCGCAAAAGCCCGCATGGTCGCTGGTCTCGACGACGGTAAGCCGCTGCGACCGCACGATCTCCGGCATCGGTTCGCGGTGACTAGGCTCAGGCTCTGGCACCAGCAGCGTGCGGACGTCCAAGCGCTGTTGCCGCTGCTCGCCACATATCTCGGCCACGCCAGCTACAGCGACACGGCCTACTACCTGACCGGTTCATCAGATCTCCTCGCCGTCGCGGCCGAACGCGCCTTCGCCGACGGAGGCGAAGCATGA
- a CDS encoding tyrosine-type recombinase/integrase, with protein sequence MSEHLCLAPLLESYFRRRLAKQRNATPATLASYRDSLRMLILFAAARLRKEPAALALEELDRDLVLAFLDDLEEKRNNSVATRNTRLAAIRSFFHHVASDDPAAFGIAQRVLAIPAKSAHIELTHHLTSSEVEAIVAAPNQATHRGRRDRIFLLFLARTGARVSEAIGVNASDLHLQRGCPQVLLHGKGRRDRVVPIPRDLVRSLTELLKERGLAHHEPQPIFVGAHDERLTRFGATHIVRRAAARAKSRAPSLEGKPISPHIFRHSLAMKLLRSGVDLLTIQAWLGHAQVATTHRYAAADVEMMRRGLTKAGVSSNHNARFQPKDVVLKLLESI encoded by the coding sequence ATGAGCGAGCATCTCTGTCTGGCGCCACTTCTCGAGTCGTACTTCCGTCGACGGCTGGCCAAGCAGCGTAACGCCACGCCAGCAACCCTGGCCAGCTATCGCGACTCCTTGCGCATGCTGATCCTCTTTGCCGCCGCCCGCTTGCGCAAAGAGCCGGCGGCGCTGGCGCTCGAGGAGCTTGATCGGGACCTCGTTCTCGCCTTTCTCGACGATCTCGAGGAGAAGCGGAACAACTCCGTCGCAACGCGCAATACCCGACTTGCGGCTATTCGGTCCTTCTTCCATCACGTCGCTTCCGACGATCCCGCCGCCTTCGGCATCGCACAACGGGTCTTGGCAATCCCCGCCAAGAGCGCCCACATCGAGCTGACACACCACCTCACCAGCTCCGAGGTCGAGGCCATCGTCGCGGCCCCCAATCAGGCAACACACCGCGGTCGGCGCGATCGGATATTTCTGCTCTTCCTGGCGAGAACCGGCGCCCGCGTATCCGAAGCGATCGGCGTCAACGCGAGCGATCTTCACTTGCAGCGAGGGTGCCCGCAGGTGTTGCTCCATGGCAAGGGGCGCCGAGATCGTGTCGTTCCCATTCCTCGCGATCTGGTGCGATCACTAACGGAACTGTTGAAGGAACGCGGGCTCGCCCATCACGAACCGCAGCCGATCTTCGTCGGTGCCCATGACGAGCGCCTGACGCGTTTCGGAGCGACGCACATCGTGCGACGAGCAGCCGCCCGAGCCAAGTCAAGAGCGCCAAGTCTGGAGGGCAAGCCGATATCACCGCACATCTTCCGGCATTCTCTCGCCATGAAGCTCCTACGGTCGGGCGTCGATCTCCTGACAATCCAAGCCTGGCTCGGCCACGCCCAAGTCGCCACAACCCACCGATACGCCGCCGCCGACGTCGAGATGATGCGGCGCGGCCTCACGAAGGCGGGCGTCTCGAGCAACCACAACGCCCGCTTCCAGCCGAAAGACGTCGTCCTGAAGCTGCTGGAGAGCATCTGA
- the tnpB gene encoding IS66 family insertion sequence element accessory protein TnpB has translation MIGPTGAVRVLVATKPVDFRKGAEGLAALVRETMQADPFLCGG, from the coding sequence ATGATCGGGCCGACCGGCGCAGTCCGGGTGCTGGTGGCGACGAAGCCAGTCGACTTCCGCAAAGGAGCCGAGGGCCTGGCAGCGTTGGTGCGCGAGACGATGCAGGCCGATCCGTTCTTATGTGGCGGATGA
- a CDS encoding transposase, with translation MNTEHSAITEPVRRFEVFTGAGRRRTWSDEDKARIVTESLTGEESVCAVARRHGLSPQQLFGWRRQLRQMAEGAEPQAPQFVPAVIEAPERPRKRTKSRGRRDGGNAASVIEVQIDGVTVRVGRGAEAKTVAAVLRALKSGA, from the coding sequence ATGAACACTGAGCATAGTGCTATCACGGAGCCGGTTCGGCGATTTGAGGTATTCACGGGAGCCGGTCGCCGGCGGACCTGGAGCGACGAGGACAAGGCGAGGATTGTCACGGAGAGTTTGACGGGCGAAGAATCGGTGTGCGCTGTAGCGCGCCGCCATGGCCTATCTCCGCAGCAGCTGTTCGGGTGGCGCCGTCAATTGCGGCAGATGGCCGAAGGTGCCGAGCCACAGGCGCCGCAGTTTGTGCCGGCGGTGATTGAAGCACCTGAGCGTCCACGTAAGCGCACGAAGTCGCGCGGTCGCCGAGACGGCGGTAATGCGGCCAGCGTCATTGAAGTGCAGATCGACGGGGTGACGGTTCGGGTCGGCCGTGGCGCCGAGGCGAAGACGGTCGCGGCAGTGCTTCGCGCCTTGAAGAGCGGCGCATGA
- a CDS encoding IS66 family transposase encodes MGSPEPELPDDVDALKAMILAMDAQRAQVEARNVELEQRNTHLEAMTKAADERIARLTATIKVLERGRFGRRSERLGADALSEEQYALVFDEIATGVAAIRAQLAKAAGPSKNPRAPRPRKNFSDHLERVEIVIEPEVPVGCEGLERILIGEDVSERLDVTPAKFRVIVTRRPRYVYKGWDGVAQAAAPARIIESGIPTEALLAQIAVAKYADGLPLYRQEAIYARDKVEIDRALMAQWMGRIGFELEPLAEHLLLRIKQGERIFADETTLPTLAPGSGKTRTAYLWAYVRDDRPFGGSDPPMVAYRFEDSRAGACVARHLDGYSGILQVDGYAGYRRLARTDQGNDGVTLAACWSHVRRKFYELHVADQSAIASHTIALMAPLWTIEAEVRGHDPEIRMKTRQDKSAPTVAALFALWEKELPKLSGKSKLAEAIRYAVSRRGALERFLTDGRIEIDSNTVERAIRPQTITRKNSLFAGSDGGGQTWATIATLLATARMNQVDPLAWLTRTLERIANGWPNSRIDKIMPWNYPR; translated from the coding sequence ATGGGGTCCCCTGAACCTGAGCTTCCGGATGACGTCGATGCGCTGAAGGCGATGATCCTCGCCATGGATGCGCAGCGGGCGCAGGTCGAGGCGCGGAATGTCGAACTCGAACAGCGCAACACCCATCTTGAGGCGATGACCAAAGCCGCCGACGAGCGCATTGCGCGGCTGACGGCGACGATCAAGGTCCTGGAACGGGGCCGCTTCGGTCGCCGCTCCGAACGGCTGGGCGCCGATGCGCTGAGCGAAGAGCAGTACGCGTTGGTGTTCGATGAGATCGCAACCGGCGTGGCGGCGATCAGGGCGCAACTCGCCAAGGCGGCGGGACCGTCGAAGAACCCGCGTGCACCGCGTCCACGCAAGAACTTTTCCGATCATCTCGAGCGAGTCGAGATCGTGATCGAGCCCGAGGTCCCGGTCGGTTGCGAGGGGCTGGAGCGTATTCTGATCGGCGAGGACGTCTCCGAACGGCTCGACGTGACGCCGGCGAAGTTCCGGGTGATCGTCACGCGCCGTCCCAGATACGTCTACAAGGGCTGGGATGGGGTTGCGCAGGCGGCTGCGCCCGCCCGCATCATCGAGAGCGGCATTCCGACGGAGGCGCTGCTGGCGCAGATCGCGGTGGCGAAGTATGCCGATGGCCTGCCGCTTTACCGCCAGGAAGCGATCTACGCGCGCGACAAGGTCGAGATCGACCGGGCGTTGATGGCGCAGTGGATGGGTCGGATCGGCTTCGAACTTGAGCCGCTGGCCGAACATCTGCTGCTGCGGATCAAGCAAGGCGAGCGGATTTTTGCCGATGAGACGACCTTGCCGACGCTGGCGCCGGGATCGGGAAAGACCAGGACAGCGTATCTTTGGGCGTATGTCCGGGACGATCGCCCCTTCGGCGGCAGCGACCCGCCGATGGTGGCGTATCGCTTCGAGGACAGTCGCGCCGGTGCATGCGTTGCCCGTCATCTGGATGGCTATAGCGGCATCCTGCAAGTCGATGGATATGCCGGATATCGGCGACTGGCCCGCACCGATCAGGGCAACGACGGCGTGACGCTGGCCGCGTGCTGGTCGCACGTGCGGCGCAAGTTCTATGAACTGCACGTCGCGGACCAGTCAGCGATCGCTTCGCACACGATCGCGCTGATGGCACCGCTGTGGACCATCGAGGCGGAGGTCCGCGGCCACGATCCCGAAATACGGATGAAAACGCGCCAGGATAAGTCCGCTCCCACCGTCGCCGCTCTCTTCGCGCTGTGGGAAAAGGAATTGCCGAAACTGTCGGGCAAGTCGAAGCTCGCTGAAGCGATCCGCTACGCCGTCTCCCGGCGCGGCGCACTCGAACGCTTCCTCACCGACGGCCGGATCGAAATCGATTCCAACACCGTCGAGCGTGCGATCCGACCGCAAACGATTACGCGCAAGAACAGCCTGTTCGCCGGCAGCGATGGCGGCGGTCAAACATGGGCGACCATCGCGACCCTGTTGGCGACAGCCAGAATGAACCAGGTCGATCCACTGGCCTGGCTCACCCGCACTCTTGAACGCATCGCCAACGGATGGCCCAATAGCCGTATCGATAAAATCATGCCGTGGAATTATCCACGCTGA
- the tnpB gene encoding IS66 family insertion sequence element accessory protein TnpB (TnpB, as the term is used for proteins encoded by IS66 family insertion elements, is considered an accessory protein, since TnpC, encoded by a neighboring gene, is a DDE family transposase.): protein MIPAGVKVYLASHPVDFRKGIDGLLALVRDAGSDPFDGALYVFRAKRADRIKIVWWDGSGACLYLKRLEKARFVWPPIGHHRVQLHHAQLMALVDGMDWKRVQATPMVRPESVG, encoded by the coding sequence ATGATCCCGGCAGGCGTAAAGGTTTATCTGGCGAGCCACCCGGTCGACTTCCGCAAAGGAATCGATGGTTTGCTGGCGCTGGTGCGGGATGCTGGCTCGGATCCGTTCGATGGCGCACTGTATGTGTTCCGGGCGAAACGGGCGGACCGGATCAAGATCGTGTGGTGGGACGGCAGTGGCGCGTGTTTGTATTTGAAGCGGCTGGAGAAGGCACGATTTGTCTGGCCGCCGATCGGCCATCATCGGGTCCAGCTGCATCATGCCCAATTGATGGCTTTGGTCGACGGGATGGATTGGAAGCGGGTCCAGGCGACACCGATGGTGCGTCCGGAATCAGTCGGCTAG
- a CDS encoding transposase encodes MIEAVADRIEGAPVAGRRRWSDAFKAEMAARSCEPGANVSALAREIGISPSQLFGWRSVLVRKGAIERRDAAGCGVSCEPQRAPSRVIEIDVNGMTVRADADVDEAHLRRFLRTVRSA; translated from the coding sequence TTGATCGAGGCGGTTGCGGATCGCATCGAGGGTGCGCCAGTGGCGGGGCGCCGGCGCTGGTCGGATGCCTTCAAGGCGGAGATGGCGGCGCGGAGTTGTGAACCGGGCGCGAACGTTTCGGCGCTGGCCCGGGAGATCGGAATCAGCCCGTCGCAGTTGTTTGGATGGCGTTCGGTTTTGGTCCGGAAAGGCGCAATTGAGCGCCGTGACGCGGCGGGTTGCGGGGTCAGCTGTGAGCCGCAAAGGGCGCCGTCGCGGGTCATTGAGATCGACGTCAACGGCATGACGGTTCGCGCTGACGCGGATGTTGACGAAGCACATTTGCGGCGTTTTCTGCGCACGGTGCGTTCGGCATGA
- a CDS encoding ABC transporter substrate-binding protein has product MGVLGAYSKGAPVRVIGAETTGAADLYWYVKSDSPVKSLKDTAGKTLAYSTNGSSTHGIVTAFMKQFDLTAKPTATGGPPGTLTQVMSGQIDVGWAAPPFGLDQLDQNQSL; this is encoded by the coding sequence ATGGGCGTGCTCGGGGCCTATTCGAAGGGCGCTCCGGTGCGCGTGATCGGCGCTGAAACAACTGGTGCCGCCGATCTCTACTGGTACGTGAAGTCAGATTCGCCAGTCAAAAGTCTGAAAGATACAGCCGGCAAGACGCTCGCCTATTCGACCAACGGGTCGTCCACGCACGGCATCGTCACCGCCTTCATGAAGCAATTCGACCTGACTGCGAAGCCGACCGCCACCGGCGGTCCTCCCGGCACGCTGACCCAGGTCATGTCGGGCCAGATCGATGTCGGCTGGGCTGCGCCACCCTTCGGTCTCGACCAACTCGACCAGAACCAGTCGCTGTAA
- a CDS encoding ABC transporter ATP-binding protein produces MRVLQNVSVVVNSGETVALLGTNGNGKSTLMNCLMGFVEPSGGSIVLERDGDKIELVGRPPEEIVDLGVAFVPEGRRLFPTLTVEENLLLGAYRKFARGEIGRNLDLCFDLFPVLRERSAQRASSMSGGEQQMLAIGRALMSSPRILLVDEPSVGLAPIMVSRVIEAIRELKKRLGLTVLMAEQNLNQAIKIADRGYVIVHGEIAFEGKTTQELRNNELVKHLYFGKRRAAMVC; encoded by the coding sequence GTGCGAGTTCTGCAGAACGTATCGGTTGTCGTGAACAGTGGCGAGACAGTTGCGCTTTTAGGCACGAACGGCAACGGCAAGTCCACGCTGATGAATTGCCTTATGGGATTTGTGGAACCGAGCGGTGGGTCGATCGTACTTGAGCGTGACGGTGATAAAATTGAGCTCGTCGGGCGCCCGCCTGAGGAAATTGTTGATCTTGGGGTAGCGTTTGTTCCTGAAGGACGACGGTTGTTTCCAACGCTCACAGTCGAAGAAAACCTCTTGCTGGGCGCTTACAGGAAATTCGCTCGAGGTGAAATTGGGCGCAATTTAGACCTATGCTTTGACTTGTTTCCGGTCTTACGCGAGCGTTCCGCTCAGCGTGCGAGCTCGATGAGCGGAGGCGAGCAGCAGATGTTGGCGATCGGCCGTGCATTGATGTCGTCGCCGCGTATTTTGCTGGTCGACGAGCCATCGGTTGGTCTTGCGCCTATCATGGTGAGTAGGGTGATCGAGGCAATCCGCGAGCTTAAAAAGCGTCTGGGGCTTACCGTGCTAATGGCGGAGCAAAACCTCAACCAAGCTATCAAAATAGCTGATCGCGGGTATGTCATCGTGCATGGCGAGATTGCGTTCGAAGGAAAAACGACACAGGAACTACGAAACAACGAACTCGTCAAACACCTCTATTTCGGTAAGCGCCGCGCCGCTATGGTTTGTTGA
- a CDS encoding ABC transporter ATP-binding protein: MSMLVVKNLTKRFGGFTALESINISIGAGERIGLIGPNGSGKSTLVNCISGVLPVSDGSVHFDGDNITHLPPHRRTQLGIGRTFQIPKPFESMSTLQNVCIPLEYAARYGNHGEALPDRAQQILADLDLRSKADLLPEGLTQIDLRKLELARAIAIRPKLLIADEVMAGLAGAEIDEVLGLLQRLGKSGIAIIMIEHIMHAVMEFSERMIVLNTGKVIADGAPDDVINDAIVEQVYLGE, translated from the coding sequence ATGAGTATGCTCGTCGTCAAAAATCTGACTAAGCGATTTGGGGGATTCACTGCGCTTGAAAGCATCAACATTTCGATTGGTGCAGGCGAGCGAATTGGATTGATTGGTCCGAATGGCTCGGGCAAGAGCACGCTCGTAAACTGCATCTCTGGAGTGCTTCCGGTATCGGATGGAAGCGTTCACTTCGACGGCGATAACATCACTCATCTTCCCCCGCACCGGCGCACCCAGTTAGGAATTGGGCGGACGTTCCAGATTCCAAAGCCATTTGAGAGCATGAGTACGTTACAGAACGTGTGTATTCCGCTGGAGTATGCTGCTCGGTATGGCAATCACGGCGAGGCCTTACCAGATCGCGCACAGCAGATTTTGGCTGATCTCGATCTAAGGTCAAAGGCGGACCTGCTTCCGGAAGGCCTAACTCAAATTGACTTGCGCAAGCTTGAACTGGCCCGCGCGATTGCAATAAGGCCGAAATTGCTGATCGCCGATGAGGTAATGGCCGGCCTTGCTGGCGCGGAAATTGATGAGGTTCTGGGGTTGTTACAGCGGCTTGGTAAGTCCGGCATCGCCATCATCATGATTGAGCATATTATGCACGCCGTAATGGAGTTTTCCGAACGCATGATCGTTCTAAATACGGGAAAGGTTATCGCCGACGGCGCTCCGGATGATGTCATCAACGATGCTATCGTAGAGCAGGTGTATCTTGGCGAGTAG
- a CDS encoding branched-chain amino acid ABC transporter permease yields MTRLVANQYYYFAGYIVLQYVVLASAWNILGGYAGYVNFGTSAFFALGAYTSIVLLKIFELPLPLLILGGAIISGVVGLGTAYLTLRLRGIFFAIATLALSVVLETFIVNWNFVGGASGIYITRPQKALFFDDYIKLLFVTMLLLAIAAAAIARSIERSRLGRGLAAIRDNELAAEAMGVPTLRLKVIATITSGMLMGAAGAPFPYYLTYIQPASVFSLEYTVNSIAMPLIGGTTTWIGPVIGAVILGVAQQITTVTVSSELNLMIVGALLIAFVILAPKGIVGFLRSFVHLRN; encoded by the coding sequence ATGACACGCCTTGTTGCCAATCAATACTATTATTTCGCTGGCTATATCGTCCTGCAATACGTAGTGCTTGCTAGTGCGTGGAATATTCTCGGCGGTTACGCCGGCTATGTTAATTTTGGAACGAGTGCATTTTTTGCGCTTGGTGCCTATACATCTATCGTTCTACTGAAAATATTCGAATTGCCGCTGCCGCTACTTATTCTCGGCGGTGCTATCATTTCCGGTGTAGTAGGACTTGGCACAGCATATCTAACGTTGCGTTTGCGTGGCATATTTTTCGCGATCGCGACTCTAGCACTATCGGTGGTGCTGGAAACGTTTATTGTAAACTGGAATTTTGTCGGAGGGGCGAGTGGCATTTACATCACTAGACCTCAAAAGGCGCTGTTTTTCGACGATTACATCAAACTTCTCTTCGTGACCATGTTGCTGCTTGCTATTGCTGCAGCGGCGATTGCGCGCAGTATCGAGCGCTCGCGGCTTGGTCGAGGGCTCGCTGCCATTCGCGATAACGAATTGGCAGCCGAGGCAATGGGCGTTCCGACCCTTCGTCTAAAGGTTATCGCCACGATAACTAGCGGCATGTTGATGGGCGCAGCGGGTGCGCCGTTTCCCTACTACCTCACCTATATTCAACCCGCCTCCGTCTTCAGTCTAGAGTACACGGTCAATAGTATCGCCATGCCTCTTATCGGCGGGACGACAACTTGGATTGGTCCGGTGATCGGAGCTGTCATTCTTGGCGTCGCTCAACAAATTACAACTGTAACGGTTTCGTCCGAGCTGAATCTCATGATAGTCGGAGCTCTGCTTATTGCCTTTGTTATTCTGGCGCCTAAGGGCATTGTCGGCTTTCTACGCTCATTCGTACACTTGCGAAACTGA
- a CDS encoding branched-chain amino acid ABC transporter permease: MLKTVISARGNWHAHVDLFINAVIAGLLIGGLYAAITVGLSIAFGMLDVVNIAHPAFVLLGSFLAFWFNNEFGLDPIVTGLMLSPVFFGLGIFIHRIYYTSFEKRSKETLRGLAFFFGLLFVTEVGLIMAFGVDYRVVRSGYLQKTYSVAGIGFPLRLVVPFVVSLIMIAVLQILLNGTFFGRAIKAVSQDASALRMVGANPVKIKELGFAIAVATTSIAGALLILVAPVQPASARDFIGRVFAICVLGGMSSLPGTIVASIILGVAESLTATFYGPSWSPAVAFGFLLLVLAWRPAGLMGH; this comes from the coding sequence GTGCTCAAGACTGTCATAAGTGCGCGCGGGAATTGGCACGCGCACGTAGATCTGTTTATCAACGCGGTCATAGCGGGGTTGCTGATCGGCGGACTTTATGCCGCCATCACGGTCGGCTTATCGATCGCGTTTGGCATGCTCGATGTGGTGAACATTGCGCATCCCGCCTTCGTTCTGCTCGGATCGTTCCTTGCTTTTTGGTTTAATAACGAGTTCGGACTCGATCCCATCGTTACCGGTCTTATGCTCTCGCCGGTCTTTTTTGGACTCGGTATTTTCATACATCGAATTTACTACACAAGCTTCGAGAAGCGCTCGAAGGAAACTTTGCGTGGTCTCGCCTTCTTCTTCGGTTTGCTTTTTGTTACCGAAGTAGGGCTGATCATGGCGTTCGGCGTGGACTACCGTGTGGTTCGCAGCGGTTACCTTCAGAAAACCTATTCAGTCGCGGGTATCGGCTTCCCGCTGCGGCTCGTAGTGCCATTCGTGGTATCACTCATTATGATCGCGGTGCTTCAAATACTCCTAAATGGTACGTTCTTCGGCCGCGCAATCAAGGCAGTGTCGCAAGATGCGAGCGCCTTACGTATGGTCGGTGCTAATCCTGTCAAAATCAAGGAGCTGGGCTTTGCAATAGCTGTTGCGACGACAAGCATAGCTGGGGCGCTCCTCATCCTTGTTGCGCCAGTGCAGCCAGCTTCGGCACGTGATTTCATTGGCAGAGTCTTTGCGATTTGCGTTCTCGGAGGAATGAGCAGCCTTCCAGGTACAATCGTCGCTAGTATCATATTGGGCGTTGCCGAAAGTCTTACGGCGACGTTCTACGGACCGTCATGGTCGCCAGCAGTGGCATTCGGATTTCTACTGCTAGTGCTGGCGTGGCGGCCCGCAGGCTTGATGGGGCACTGA